A portion of the uncultured Draconibacterium sp. genome contains these proteins:
- a CDS encoding urocanate hydratase has translation MNLAAFKTAILQGIPNELPLPKPFDTNINHAPKRKDILSAKDKKLALKNALRYFPAKFHEVLAPEFLNELETFGRIYMYRFRPDYKMYARPIDEYPAKSKQAASIMLMIQNNLDYAVAQHPHELITYGGNGAVFQNWAQYLLTMKYLAEMTDKQTLVMYSGHPMGLYPSHKNAPRVVVTNGMVIPNYSGRDDYERMNALGVSQYGQMTAGSYMYIGPQGIVHGTTITVMNAARLHSPGDFGGKIFVTSGLGGMSGAQPKATVIAGMVCIVAEVNPKAVEVRHSQGWVDEVYTDLNELMARAIKARENKEAVSLAYQGNIVDLWEKLAEENIPVELGSDQTSLHNPFAGGYYPAGLSFEESNKMMAENPEQFKEEVYKTLRRHVAAVNKLTQNGMYFWDYGNAFLLEASRAGADITKADGEFKYPSYVQDIMGPLFFDYGFGPFRWVCTSGKAEDLETTDKIAADVLAEIAASAPKEITGQMEDNIHWIKEAGKNKLVVGSQARILYADCTGRTKIAKAFNDAIADGRISAPIVLGRDHHDVSGTDSPYRETSNIYDGSSFTADMAVQNFVGDGFRGATWISLHNGGGVGWGEVINGGFGMTIDGSPEAEERLKMMLHWDVNNGISRRSWARNKPARFAIEQAMKDNPDLKVTLPEEADDALLDRLL, from the coding sequence ATGAATTTAGCAGCATTTAAAACAGCCATTTTACAAGGAATACCAAACGAACTTCCATTGCCGAAACCATTTGACACCAATATTAACCATGCCCCAAAGAGGAAGGACATATTATCGGCGAAAGACAAAAAACTGGCATTGAAAAACGCCTTGCGCTATTTCCCTGCAAAATTTCATGAAGTGCTCGCTCCTGAATTTTTAAACGAACTGGAAACATTCGGACGTATTTATATGTACCGCTTTCGCCCCGATTATAAAATGTATGCACGCCCAATTGATGAATACCCGGCAAAATCGAAACAGGCAGCATCCATTATGTTGATGATTCAGAATAACCTCGATTACGCGGTGGCTCAGCATCCGCACGAACTGATTACGTACGGCGGAAATGGTGCAGTTTTTCAAAACTGGGCACAGTACCTGCTTACCATGAAATACCTGGCCGAAATGACCGACAAACAAACGCTGGTAATGTATTCGGGTCATCCGATGGGCTTGTACCCTTCGCATAAAAACGCACCGCGCGTTGTAGTTACCAACGGTATGGTAATTCCAAATTATTCCGGCCGCGATGATTACGAACGCATGAATGCGCTTGGCGTTTCGCAATACGGACAAATGACTGCCGGATCGTACATGTACATTGGCCCGCAAGGAATTGTACACGGCACAACAATTACGGTTATGAACGCTGCACGCCTGCACTCGCCCGGCGATTTTGGCGGGAAAATATTTGTAACGAGCGGATTGGGAGGTATGTCGGGAGCACAACCCAAAGCAACGGTAATTGCCGGCATGGTTTGTATTGTTGCCGAAGTAAATCCGAAAGCGGTGGAAGTTCGCCACAGTCAGGGCTGGGTAGATGAAGTTTATACCGATCTGAACGAATTGATGGCACGCGCAATAAAAGCCCGCGAAAACAAAGAAGCCGTTTCGCTGGCTTACCAGGGAAACATTGTTGATTTGTGGGAAAAACTAGCGGAGGAAAATATTCCGGTAGAATTGGGCTCAGACCAAACATCGTTGCACAATCCGTTTGCAGGTGGTTATTACCCGGCCGGTTTGAGTTTCGAGGAATCAAATAAAATGATGGCTGAAAATCCGGAGCAATTTAAGGAAGAAGTGTACAAAACTTTACGCCGCCATGTCGCTGCCGTGAATAAACTCACTCAAAATGGTATGTATTTCTGGGATTATGGCAATGCCTTTTTGCTGGAAGCAAGCAGAGCCGGTGCCGATATTACCAAAGCCGATGGCGAATTTAAATACCCCTCATACGTTCAGGACATTATGGGGCCGCTGTTTTTCGATTATGGCTTTGGCCCTTTCCGTTGGGTGTGTACATCAGGAAAAGCGGAGGATTTGGAAACTACCGATAAAATTGCAGCCGATGTGCTCGCAGAAATAGCTGCCTCAGCGCCGAAAGAAATTACCGGACAAATGGAAGACAATATTCACTGGATAAAAGAAGCCGGCAAAAACAAACTGGTAGTGGGTTCGCAAGCACGTATTTTATATGCTGATTGTACAGGCCGTACAAAAATTGCCAAAGCGTTTAACGATGCCATTGCCGACGGACGAATTTCAGCACCGATTGTGTTGGGTCGCGATCACCATGATGTGTCGGGCACTGATTCGCCTTACCGCGAAACCTCAAATATTTACGATGGCTCGTCGTTTACTGCCGACATGGCTGTGCAGAATTTTGTGGGCGACGGTTTCCGTGGTGCTACCTGGATATCGTTACACAATGGCGGTGGCGTTGGCTGGGGCGAAGTTATTAACGGCGGTTTTGGAATGACGATTGACGGCTCGCCGGAAGCAGAAGAACGATTGAAAATGATGTTGCACTGGGATGTAAACAACGGTATTTCGCGCCGCAGCTGGGCACGCAATAAACCGGCACGTTTTGCCATTGAGCAGGCAATGAAAGATAATCCGGACTTGAAAGTTACGCTGCCCGAGGAAGCTGATGATGCTTTACTTGATAGACTCCTTTAA
- a CDS encoding LemA family protein, whose product MKRLRIVLIALVSVVLFSSCGYNKMVEMDEQVTASWAQVENVYQRRADLIPNLVNTVKGYAEHEQETLTGVIEARSKATSVNVDPTKLNAQSLQQFNQAQEGLSSALSKLMVVVERYPDLKANQNFLDLQAQLEGTENRIAVERRKFNQTTQSYNAYIRKFPRVIYAGWFGFEKKTYFEAQQGAEQAPEVQF is encoded by the coding sequence ATGAAAAGATTAAGAATTGTATTAATAGCGTTAGTGAGTGTTGTTTTATTTTCAAGCTGTGGCTATAATAAAATGGTTGAAATGGATGAGCAGGTAACTGCTTCGTGGGCGCAGGTTGAAAACGTGTATCAGCGTCGTGCCGATTTAATTCCGAACCTGGTAAACACCGTAAAAGGATACGCCGAGCACGAGCAGGAAACGTTAACAGGAGTTATAGAAGCGCGCTCGAAAGCAACTTCGGTGAATGTAGATCCTACAAAATTGAATGCACAGTCGCTTCAGCAATTTAACCAGGCACAGGAAGGACTTTCTTCTGCATTGAGCAAGTTAATGGTTGTTGTTGAACGTTATCCGGATCTGAAAGCCAACCAAAACTTTTTAGACTTGCAGGCACAATTAGAAGGCACTGAAAACAGAATTGCGGTAGAAAGACGAAAGTTTAATCAGACCACTCAGTCTTACAATGCCTACATCAGGAAGTTTCCGCGGGTAATTTATGCCGGTTGGTTTGGCTTCGAGAAGAAAACATATTTTGAGGCGCAACAAGGTGCAGAGCAAGCTCCTGAAGTACAATTTTAA